The genomic DNA GATGTCTActagggtagaggaaggagagagaaacatatgGCAACAGAAAACTCACCTTAGTAAAACAAGTACTTTGAAGGCCCAACGCCACCATTCTTAATTCAATATCAAATTGTTTTCTGAGTAATAATTAAATACCTTACTCtaatagatttccattaaaatgggcaaaaatttGTCAAGTATTTCTCAAGCAAGATTTtggctaggactgtctgggagtggtctgaggggggaggggaaaactgaagaCTAgccgttattggcagagaggtttggaactctctttgttattagtctattaaccaatttaccacATTGTGATGTCACAATGGAAAGCCTAAACTTCCGCCCACCCACACCTGCTAAttaagattgtattttcaaccaaaaactatcaggaaataacactttcccacacttttacagtgttagtttcatcagctgttgtataatatgatataaaacacagaaaaactgaattttgactgcactggtcctttaagaacaacaacaaaaatagatATTATGGCATATCTAACTCTTTGGGCAGGTGGAGACATAcctgtgtatttctgtattttcttcaGCTCTGCAAAAGATAACAGTTCCATAAGAATCCTTCCCAGACTAACAGATCTGACATTTCACTCAGCCTAAAGATAACAGTTCCATAAGAATCCTTCCCAGACTAACAGATCTGACATTTCACTCAGCCTAAAGATAACAGTTCCATAAGAATCCTTCCCAGACTAACAGATCTGACATTTCACTCACCCTAAAGATAACAGTTCCATAAGAATCCTTCCCAGACTAACAGATCTGACATTTCACTCACCCTAAAGATAACAGTTCCATAAGAATCCTTCCCAGACTAACAGATCTGACATTTCACTCACCCTAAAGATAACAGTTCCATAAGAATCCTTCCCAGACTAACAGATCTGACATTTCACTCACCCTAAAGATATGCAGTAGAATAATACAGTAATCATTTATCAGATGCTGACAGATGTCTAATCAACACAAAACATGTGGTCTACTAAAGTGTTGAGGGTGGATGTAGAACTGTAAGAGATGGATCCAGTATGATATGATCGTATCTGTAGTGTAAATACTAACCAGCTTTAGAGAGTCTACAGAGCTCTCCTTTAACCATGTCCATCAGGTCTGACACTGCTCTCCTGGTCACGCCCATACAGGGGTCTGTCTCCATGGAAAACTTGGACCAATCCCTCCTCTCAGAGTAGCCCGTGGTGGAAGTGGTGCTCTGCGACGTACATAgaggacaaacaaacaaacacggttATATTTTAAGATGAAATATAAGTGGTTGGGGGACTAATTTAAGGGTTCAAGCCTTTTCTTCTGTGGTCATGATAATTAAGAAACTCTGTTTCTGTTAATGGAAATGAAGACATGAGGAAGCAAAGATCTACGTGTAGACCTACTGTGTCCTAATCTACATTATAAACCGGGTAGTTTGGgtcctgaattctgattggctgaaatcGATGTATATcagacattataaactgggtggttcgagccctgaatgctgattggctggatGTCgtggtataccacgggtatgatagaacatgtctttttactgttctaatgacgttggtaaccagttttaaGGTCTGTATCCAGTCCGtactctgcgttgcgtcgtgcataagaacagcccttggctCTGGTATGTTGATTATatgccacaccccctcgggccttattgcttaagtatatgATTACCGctctggggtgaagtttcccctaggtacagatctaggatcagcttcctttCCCTCAATCTAAACCTTAACCATTAATGGAGAAAATGCTAAACTGGCCCAAAACTAGCGTCTAGGGGCGACATCACCCTACGCCAGGCTTACCACTGCAACACTCttctgaccaccaccaccaccaccaccaccgagCTCATCATGGCTCTGCTGGGAATGACAAGGCCTCAGGTCAGTGTCTCCATTCCTCAGCTGTAGAATCTCCTGTTCCAGCTCCTTCACCAGCTTCTCAACAATCCTCtaaagaaacacaagcattgtAACATTTGGTATATTGATAATCACATTGTATTGTGTCAATaggtggtggatgaggtgagtttcccCCCTTACTATGTAAAGAGCCTTGTGTAACTCATTCACGAGAAAGGAGCTCAATACATCCAATCCGTTATTATTGTTATTCTATTGTTTATACGTTCATAAATAAATCAGAGTATTACTGTACATTAcagacctcctcctccccctgtctctcctcaatGGCTGCCACCACGGCCTTGTGGCTCTTCTCCATGGAACTGACAAGGGCAGAGAACACCTTCTGGCTCTCACGCACCTCCCTTACACACGAGTTCTGATTGGACAAAAGACATGTCTGTATCTCAGACGAGTTCTAATTGGCCAAGAGACGGTCAATATCTCAGACATCAGTTCTGATTGGATAACATACATGTCTGTATCTCACATCACTTTAAGATGATAAGGTGTGATTGGACAAAAGACATGTATGTGGTAAGGGTGGTGGATTTGTCGAACTCATCTAGATCTACATAAGGGCGTAGGGTGTAGGAcctctctaaccctgtacctggagagataccatccaGTAGGgcctctctaaccctgtacctggagagataccatcctgtagaacctctctaaccctgtacctggagagataccatcctgtaggacctctctaaccctgtacctggaGAGGATACCATCCTGTAGGAcctctctaaccctgtacctggagagataccatcctgtaggacctctctaaccctgtacctggagagataccatcctgtaggttttaactccaaccctaatctagcgcacctgattctaataattagctggttgataaactgaacccGGTTAGTTATAACTGGAGTTGGAGttaggtagctctccaggaacaggcttggagagccctggtgtagGAGCTAGGGGCCCATTTGGGATCGGGACTCACTTTGAGGAGCTGCAGGGAGTGGTCTGAGTCTGTTCAACTTTCTTCAGTCGCTCCTGGATCATCTGGTCAATGTCTACAACCTGTGGCTGCAGAAGAGGATTATACCAAGGTATCATAACATCAAGAGGATTACACCAAGGTATCATAACATCAAAAGGATTACACCAAGGTATCATAACATCAAGAGGCTTACACCAAGGTATCATAACACCAAGAGATTACACCAACGTATCATGACACCAAGAGGATTACACCAACGTATCATGACACCAAGAGGATTACACCAAGgtatcatgacatcacaatgatTACACACCAAGGTAACATGACACCAAGGTATCATGACATCAAGAGGATTACACCAAGGTGTCATGATACCAAGAGGATTACACCAAGGTATCATGACATCAAGAGGATTACACCAAGGTATCATAACATCAAGAGGATTACACCAAGGTATCATAACATCAAGAGGATTACACCAAGGTATCATGCCATCACATGATTACACACCAAGGTATCATGACATCAAGAGGATTACACCGAGGTATCATAACATCAAGAGATTACACCACCAGGTATGATAACATCAAGAGGATTACACCAAGGTATCATAACATCAAGAGGATCACACCAAGGTATCATGACTTCAAGAGGATTACACCAAGGTATCATGACATCAAGAGGATTACACCAAGGTATCTATAACAGGTACACCGTAGCCTCTTGAACCTCTTAATGTCACAATATGTTGCACTAAGGTCAGTAGAGTACCGTGTCGTGGCTCTCCTCAAGGCTCTCAGGCCGTGTCTTCCTGTAGTTGTCACAGACGTCAGCCAGGATGCGGTTGACACTAAGGTCTGGCCTGGAATGGAACAACCTCTTGCAGAGGGGACAGTAGTCTGAACGGTGCCGGGTCCAGTACCTGTAATGAGCCCAGTCCATGTTTTTATTATTCTGATGATACTCTCAGTACTCCAGTCCATGTTTTACTCATGCACTATTTGAGCTTCAGAGCTGGTGAACAACAATGTACTCTGCAATGCTTTCAATAAAGTTCAACAAACGATAGACACCCCCGACCTTCATTCTTTATAATCGTAGATAACGAGGGGACGTACCCACACAGGCAGTCCTGACAGAAACTGTGGCCACACGGAGTAGTCACAGGACTGCTGAAGATGTCCTTACACAGCGGGCACAGGAAGTGCCTCTCGGAGATGAGGCTGACGGTAGAGATGGTAGATGCCATGCCCTGGAAGAACACCATATAAATCAATCAATTCATCCTTTCCGTaaccctctttccctctgctccatctctccaccctttCCAATTCCCCTTTTCTAAAGGTCCAAGTTCAATATACTACGAGATTGAGCATGAAACACTTTGCAGTAACAGAAACCTGTAGTGTNNNNNNNNNNNNNNNNNNNNNNNNNNNNNNNNNNNNNNNNNNNNNNNNNNNNNNNNNNNNNNNNNNNNNNNNNNNNNNNNNNNNNNNNNNNNNNNNNNNNgttggtcttgtagtggatagttggtcttgtagtggatagttggtcttgtagtggatagttggtcttgtagtggatagatgggtagtggtagtggatagttggtcttgtagtggatagatggtcttgtagtggatggatggtcttgtagtggatgagagttggtcttgtagtggattgATGGTTTGTAGTGCGTAGTTTGGTTTGTAGTGGATAGTTGGCCTTGTAGTGGAtggatggtcttgtagtggatggatggtcttgtagtggatagttggtcttgtagtggatagtCTTGTAGTGGGTGGATAGTGAGTGGATAGTCTTGTAGTGGGTGGGAGCACGTGTGGTGCTGACAACTTTAAAGGCCCAGTTCAATCAAAAACTAGACCTTtctgtgtttatatatatttccacattatGGGATTGGAATAAATCTGTGCAATTGTGAAATTTCTGATAATGCCCTTGTAGTGTACGAGCTGTTCAAAAAGACCGTCTGAAATGACAGCCGttctggtgggatggagttttggcctgcctggtgacatcaccagctCATAAACTGGtagtagaccaataagaaagagagttccaaacctctctgccaataacagctagttttcagtttccccctcccactcccagacagtcctagcaaaattctgtttgagaaattgctcttttttTTAGTGGCTCATTTTTGTTTCTCTTTGACCAttcaattgaaaacaatcacagttagGCACTTCATTGTTACCAGAAATGATTTGCcatttaaataaaaatgtctgcattggacctttaagaagTTAGGGGCACCAGACAGTCACAGGGGAACCAGAAAAAGAGATGATCGATCCTACCTTTCAAGCACATCACCTGGAGTATCTATCCAGCTGTTAGCCCGCTGTTAGCCAGCTGGTAGCCAGCTGTTGGCTCGCTGTTAGCCAGCTGTGGCCCACTGTTAGCCCGCTGTTAGCCAGCTGTTAGACCGCTGTTAGACCGCTGTTAGACCGCTGTTGGCCCGCTGTTAGCCAGCTGTTAGCCAGATGTTAGCTAGGTAGCATGACTGGACAAGGTTGATACATGAATGGTCAAGGTTTCTTGTTATCAAACAAATAGTTAGGGCCTGCGGCATGGTTTATGAAATGACTCAGTCATTCTAGAACTAGAATGTATGTGAATAATTTACAGATTTTTTAATGATGCACAGAATTTTTAAAAAGTCAACACTTtgtaaaaaatatacatttgaggGTTCATATATACTGTCataaattataaataaaataaattatagcATTACTATTGATTACCCAGCTCATTGCCTGATAACACAGACACTGcattaactcaatattaggaaaggaGCCAGTTGATCCAACTGAAAATGCAGACGTGAGAGAGGACCGAGTGAGCCTTATTCTACATTAGGCTACATAATGACATTATTAAATGACTATTACAGGCGTGGGGGTTAAGTCAGGGGGCTCAGATGCTACAGAAGCTAGTACTAATAGTCAGAGGAGCGATATTCCTGCCCCCATGTTGCCTCCCAGGACTAAAGAGTGGATGTAGTCTATCAGTGAAGCCATCTGTAAACGTATGGATGTGAACCCCAGTCTCCGCGCAGTAGAaggacactcggccctccacatAGTCCAGAAACACCCCCACCTTCCTGGGCTTCTGCTCCAGGCCCACGGGGGTGACAGGGGGAGGTGTTAGCTACGTATTGACCCCCGCTCTTTAGGCTCAGTGTCCAGAAGCCATTGGCTGGGCTGACTGTAAACTTCCCTTTCCTGTTGATGGACTGTCTGGCCACGCCCAGGTTCCACTCTATCTtctctcccacctccacctcccagtagtacctggaatggagtcaacattagtacctggaatggagtcaacattagtccAGTAGTACCTGgaatggagtcaacattagtccAGTAGTACCTAgaatggagtcaacattagtacctggaatggagtcaacattagtaTCGGAATGAAGTCAACATTAgtagctggaatggagtcaacatagtagctggaatggagtcaacattagtagctggaatggagtcaacattagtagctggaatggagtcaacattagtagctggaatggagtcaacattagtccAGTAGTACCTGGAATGGAGTCAACATAGTATTGGAATGAGTCAACATTAGTCCAGTAGTACCTGgaatggagtcaacattagtactggaatggagtcaacattagtaCCTGGAATGAATGTCAACATTAGTACCTGGAATGAAGTCAACATTAGTACTGGAATTGCGTAAGTCATTGAGTACACTGGAATGAAGTCAACATTAGTACCTGgaatggagtcaacattagtagctggaatggagtcaacattagtaGCTGGAATAGAGTAAACATTAGTACCTGGAATGAAGTCAACATTAGTCCAGTAGTACCATCGAATGGAATCAATGTTTTCATCATTCTAACTGATGAACTTTGTATTAAGTCCAGTCCAGGTTTTCATCATTCTAACTGATGAACCTTGTATTAAGTCCAGTCCATGTTTTCATCATTATAACTGATGAACCTTGTATTCTAGTCCAGTCATGTTTTCATCATTATAACTGATGAACTTAGTATTGAAATCCagtccatgttttactacagggacTAGGTAAGGTAAAGAGACATGAGTGAATAGTTTCAGTGAATAGTTTCAGTAAAGTTCAACAAACAAACTATATCAGACGGTCTGACATCTGTTCTAAGAACCATAGATATATGATCATAGATCTTTATGATAatgtagatatatagatatagaatgCTA from Oncorhynchus kisutch isolate 150728-3 unplaced genomic scaffold, Okis_V2 scaffold3971, whole genome shotgun sequence includes the following:
- the LOC109883012 gene encoding LOW QUALITY PROTEIN: E3 ubiquitin-protein ligase TRIM39 (The sequence of the model RefSeq protein was modified relative to this genomic sequence to represent the inferred CDS: deleted 3 bases in 2 codons), which encodes MVFFQGMASTISTVSLISERHFLCPLCKDIFSSPVTTPCGHSFCQDCLCGYWTRHRSDYCPLCKRLFHSRPDLSVNRILADVCDNYRKTRPESLEESHDTPQVVDIDQMIQERLKKVEQTQHSLQLLKNSCVREVRESQKVFSALVSSMEKSHKAVVAAIEERQGEEERIVEKLVKELEQEILQLRNGDTDLRPCHSQQSHDELGGGGGGGGQKSVAVSTTSTTGYSERRDWSKFSMETDPCMGVTRRAVSDLMDMVKGELCRLSKAELKKIQKYTVDISLSPKTAHAFLSVSEDRKQVRHTDKHQEVPDNPKRFDRVANVLGRESFSSGRYYWEVEVGEKIEWNLGVARQSINRKGKFTVSPANGFWTLSLKSGGQYVANTSPTVTPVGLEQKPRKVGVFLDYVEGRVSFYCAETGVHIHTFTDGFTDRLHPLFSPGRQHGGRNIAPLTISTSFCSI